From Neobacillus sp. PS2-9, the proteins below share one genomic window:
- the trxA gene encoding thioredoxin, with product MAISHLTDQNFSSETGSGTVLVDFWAPWCGPCKMIAPVLEELDAEMGDKVKITKLDVDDNPQTAANFGVMSIPTLLVLKNGEVVDKVVGFQPKDALASVLQKHV from the coding sequence ATGGCTATTTCACATTTAACAGATCAAAATTTCTCATCAGAAACAGGTTCAGGTACTGTACTTGTTGATTTCTGGGCACCTTGGTGTGGACCTTGTAAAATGATCGCTCCAGTTCTTGAAGAACTTGATGCAGAAATGGGAGACAAAGTAAAAATCACTAAATTAGATGTAGATGATAACCCACAAACAGCAGCTAATTTTGGCGTTATGAGCATCCCAACCTTATTAGTTTTAAAAAATGGTGAAGTTGTAGATAAAGTAGTCGGCTTCCAACCTAAAGATGCTTTAGCAAGTGTGTTACAAAAGCACGTATAA